The bacterium DNA segment TCGGCGGCGGCCAGTTCCGCCAGGTCCCGCGCCAGGTTGATGCGGCCGTCGATCCAGGCCGACAGCCGCAGCCGCACCTGCTCGTCCATCACCTGGGATTCCAGGGCCAGCTCGCGCCGCTCCACGTTCCGCTGCGCGATCCACAGCGCGATCGACCCGCCGGCCACGGCGAGGAACAGCAGCGGCGGCAGCCAGGTCGCCAGGCGGGGTGACAGCGCGTTCCCGGCGCCGGATTCCTTCACCGTCATCGCACTCCTCCCCCGCCCGCGACGTCGCCGGCGGGTCCGGTTCGCCGAACCACGTGATCCCCGCCCGAGGCGGACCGCGACATCGTACCGGCAGCGGCCGCCGCGGTCCAGCCGTACCGCCGGCGGACGCTCAGTAGCGCGGGGAGGCGCCCGTCGCGCCGTCGACCGCGTCGCCGGGGCGGGGCGGGTGGCGCGGCAGCCGGAACACGGCCCAGACCGGGAAGTGGTCCGAGGGCCAGCGGCCGTCCTGGCGGAAACGGGAGACCCCCGCCTCGGCGGCCGGCAGCGCGGAACCGGCCAGGATCCAGTCGATGCGCCCGCGGCCGGGCACGCCGGTGAAGCCGTGGAAGGTGCCGTCGGGCTGCGCGCGCTCGGCGGGCGACGCGGCGTGCCAGGCGTCGTGCAGGGCGACGCCGTCGCGCCAGCCCTCCAGCGCCAGGATCCGGTAGGGCGGGCTGCCGGGGTCGGCCGGCGCGTTGAAGTCGCCCGTCAGCAGCACCGCGTGGCCGCCCGCGATCTCGGCCAGGCGCCGCCTCAGCAGCAGGGCGCCCTGCTCGCGGGCCTGCGCCCCCGCGTGGTCGAGGTGGGTGTTGAACACGAAGAGCGTGTCGGGGTCGCAGAGGCGGTCGTAGAGCTTCACCCAGGTCGCGAGGCGCGGGCAGGCGGCGTCCCAGCCCCTGCTGCCCGGCGTCTGCGGCGTCTCGCTCAGCCAGAAGTTGCCCTGGTCCAGCAGGCGGTAGCGGTCGCGGCGCGTGAAGATCAGGCACATCTCGCCGGCGCGCTCGCCGTCGTCCCGCCCCACGCCCGTGATCCGGTACTCCGAGAAGGCGCGCTCCAGCTCGACGCCCTGCTCCCAGAGGCACTCCTGGACGGCGAAGATCGCCGGCTGCCGCTCGCGGATCGCCAGGCGCACGAGGTAGCGGCGGTGTTCCCAGGCGTCCGGGCCGTCGTCCGCGGTGCCGTAGCGGATGTTGAAGGTCATCACGGTCGTGGGCTCGGCGCCGCCGGCGGGCGGCGCGGCGGCCGACGACACGAACAGCATGACGAGCACGCACAGCAGGGCGAGCGCGAACAGCGGGCGCGCGATCCTCACGGCACCACCCCCGGTCCGGGTTCAGGACACCGGGGGCATTGTCGCACCGGCGGGCGCCGGCGGGCAACGACGATCCCGCCGCAGGCCGCCGAGGTCGGCGAGCGTGGCGCGGAAGGCCGCCGCGTAGCGGTGAGCCAGCAGGAAGTAGGTGGGCAGCACGACCAGGGTCAGCAGCGTCGAGGAGGTCAGCCCGCCGATGATGGCGCGCGCCATCGGGTAGTACTGGGCGTCCCCGACGTGCGCGTCCCCGGCCAGCGACAGGGGCAGCAGGCCCAGCACCGTCGTGCCCGCGGTCATCAGGATGGGGCGCAGCCGGTCGGCGCAGGCCGCCATGACCGCGTCCTCGAGCGGCTGGCCGCCGCGGCGGTGGTTGTTGACGTGGTCCACCAGCACGATGCCGTTGTTCACCACCACGCCGATCAGGATCACCATGCCGATCATGGCCATCAGGTTGAACGGCGTGCCGGTCAGCATGAAGAGCCAGAAGACGCCCAGCGAGGCGAACGGCACGCAGCACATCACCACCAGGGGCTGCAGCAGCGACTCGAACAGGCTGGCCATCACGAAGAAGACGCAGACCAGCGCCAGCAGCAGGTTCAGCCCCATCTCGGAGTTCTGCTGCCGGGCGCGCCGGATCTCGGAACCGAAGTCCCAGCCGTAGCCGATCGGCATCTCCAGGTTGTCCAGCAGCCCGCGGATGCGCTCGAGGCCCGCTTCGAGGTCCTTGCCCTCGTACGTGCCGCGCAGCGTCACGCCCGACTTCTGGTTGTCGCGGAAGATGCGCCGCGGGCCCTCGTCGATGCGGAAGTCCGCCACCTGCCCCAGCGGCACGGCGCGGCCCTCGTGGACGCCCACGGTGAGGATCTCGAGGTTCTCGATGCTCTCGCGGTCGTCCGGGTCGAGCACCACCGACATGTCGATCTCCTTGTCGCCGGTGTTCAGGCGCGGCAGCAGGACCCCGCGGTAGGTCAGGCCCATGACCTGCGCGACGTCGCGGGCGGACACGCCGTGGCGGGCGGCGGCCTCGCCGTCCACGTCGACCAGGATCTCCTGGCTGCCGGACTCGGCGTCGCTGCGCAGGTCGCCGACGCCGTCGAGCGTCAAGAGCAGGCGCTTCGCCTCGTGCGCCAGCTCCTGGAGCGTCTCGGTCTCCTGGCCGTAGAGGGTGACCGCGAAGGTCTTCGCGCCGGTGCCCTGCCCCTCCTCGTCGCCGTAGCGGTAGGTGACGCCGGCCTGGACGGGCAGGTGCTCCTTGAGGTCCTCGCGCGTGCGGCGGAAGAAGCGGTCGGAGACGACGCCGTCGGCGAAGAAGAGCGAGATCCCGGCCTGGTCGGCCGTGAAGTAGGAGTAGATGTCGCGCAGTCCGAGGTCCTCCCGGCGCGTCTCGAGGTACCGCTCGGCGGCGGCCACGGCGTCGCTGGCGCGCTCCTTGTCCACCGCGTCGCTGAATTCCATCCCGACGTACAGGCTCTCGCGCCGCATGCCCTCGTCGCCGAAGGCTTCGGGCTTGAAGCTGGTGGCGGCCATCAGGCCCGCCGTGACGGCCAGCGTGGCCGGCACGATGACCAGGCCCGTCAGCAGGGGGTGCCGCAGCGTGGTCCAGCCAAGCAGACGCAGGTAGCGCGCGCGCAGGCGCACCAGCCAGCCGGCGTCCGGGGCGGTGGGCCGGTCGCGGCCGGTGCGCACCGAGAAGGCGGGGATCACCGTCAGGCTGACCAGCAGGGACAGCGTCAGGGTGACGCCGATCGTGCGGCCGACCTCGCCCAGCCATACCGCCGTCTCGTCGGCCCGGCTGACGATGACCGGTGCGAAGACGATGATGGTGGTCAGCGTCGAGGCGGTGATGGCGCGCGCGACCTCGCGCGTGCCCCGCATCGCGGCGGCCACCGGCGTCGCGCCGGCGTGCTGGCGGCGGTGGATCGACTCGAGCACCACGACCGCGTTGTCCACCAGCATGCCGACCCCGAGCATCAGCCCCATCATCGACAGCACGTTCAGCGAGCCGCCGCCCAGGTACATGAACACGGCCGTGCCGAGCAGCGACAGCGGGATCGCCAGCGAGACCAGCAGGGTCATGCTCCAGCGCCGCAGGAACAGGTAGAGGATCGCCACCGCCAGCAGCGACCCCGCGAAGCCGGACTGCAGCAGGCTGCTGAGGCCGTCGGTGATCTGGTCGGCCTGGTTGAAGAAGGGCACGCTGCTGACGCCCTGCAGCGTGGGGTCCTCGTTGATGCGCGCCAGCTCGCGCTCGACCGCCTCGCACACCTCGACGGTGTTGTAGCCCGACGCCTTCTGGATCCAGAAGGCGATGGCGGGCTCGCCGTTCAGCCGCCGGCCGTAGCTCATGGCCGGCGCGCCGTAGACGACGTCGGCCACGTCCCGCAGGCGCAGGCCGCGCTCGTCGATCGGCAGCTCGCGCAGGCCCTCCACGCCGCGGATGTCGCTGACGGTGCGCACGTCGTAGCGCATCCCCTGCTCGGTGACCGTGCCGACGGTCAGCTCCACGTTGGCCGACTCCAGCTCCCGGAACAGCCGCGTCACGTCCACGCCGTGCTCCAGCACGCGGTCGAAGTCCAGGTACACCGAGACCTGGGTGGGCAGGATGCCGTCGATGTTCACGCGCCCCACGCCGGGGATGCGCTGCAGCGGCCCGATGACCTTCTGGTCCAGCAGGTCCCAGCTCTCGGACAGGTCGCGCCCCTTGGCGGAGATGCGCCCCTCGATGATCGGGATGTCGCTGGTGTTGAAGGTCAGCAGCAGGATCTGGCGGACGTCGTCCGGCAGGTCGCCGCGGATCTGGTCGATCTTCTCCTTCACCTCCAGGCGCAGCAGGTTGACGTCGCGGCCCCAGTCGAACTGGACGCCCACCCAGGCCTGGTCGGGGTCGGAGTAGCTGTTGATCTCGCGCACGCCGCCGAGCGTGGCGAGGATCTCCTCGATGGGCGCCACGATCTCCCGCTCGGTCTCGCCGGGGATCCCGTTCGGGTAGGGCACCATGACGCCGATGAAGGGCATCTCGACGCGGGGCAGGAAATCGAGCTTGAGCCGCCAGAGCGAGACGCCGCCCAGCAGGACCACGGTCGCCAGCACCATGGCCAGGGCCACGGGGCGGCGCAGCGAGAGGCGGGTCAGCCACATCTCAGGCCCCTTCCCGCGCGGGGCGGACGCCGGCGGCGACCGGGGCGGGCGCGGCCTCCGTCGCGGCGGCGGCGCGGCCCGGGGTGATCAGCGCGTAGGCGGCCGGCACCACGACCAGGGTCAGCAGGGTCGCCAGCGTCAGGCCCCAGATCACGGTGATCGCCAGCGGCGCGCGCAGCTCGGCGCCCTCGCCCAGGCCCAGCGCCATGGGCAGCAGGCCCAGGACGGTGGTCGCCGTGGTCATCAGGATGGGGCGCAGCCGCTCGCGCCCGGCCTGCAGCACGGCGGCCTCGAGGTCCCGGTCGCGGCGCAGCTGGTTGATGCGGTCCACCAGCACGATGCCGTTGTTCACGACGATGCCCGCCAGCATGATCGCGCCGATCACCACGATCACGCTGACCGGCGTGCCGGTCAGGGCCAGGCCGTACACGGCGCCGGTCAGGGCCAGCGGCACCGTGAACATGATGATCAGGGGGTGCAGGAAGGACTCGAACTGGGCCGCCATCACCAGGTAGACCAGGAACACCGCCAACAGGGTCGCCAGCCACAGCGAGCGGAACGAGGCCCGCATCTCCTCGTTCTGGCCGCCCATGGCGACCGTGACGCCGGCGGGCAGGGACAGCGCCCGCAGCCGGCGCTCGACGTCCCGCGTCACCGAGCCCAGGTCGCGCCCGGCCAGGTTGGCCGAGACGATCACGGCGCGCTTGCGGCCGAGGCGGTGGATCTCCGACGGGCCCTGCTCCACCGACATCGTCGCCACGGCCGCCAGCGGGATCGGCACGCCGCCGCGCTCGGCGACGATCAGGTCGCGCACGGACTGCAGGGTGCTGCGCTGCTCCTCGCCGTTCATGACGCGGATGTCGATGTGCCGCTCGCGCTCGCGGATGCGGCCGGCCACGCTGCCGCGCACCTTGTCGCGCACCAGCTGCGACACCTGGCCCAGGCTCAGGCCGTGCCGGTTCAGCTTGTCGCGGTCGAAGGCCACGCGCACCTCGGGCGAGCCGGGCACCATGCTCAGGCGGACGTCCCGCAGGCCCTCGACTTCGGCCAGGGACGCCGCCACCGCGTCCGCGGAGCGCTGCAGGTCCTCGAGGTTGTAGCCGTAGACGTCGACCTCCACC contains these protein-coding regions:
- a CDS encoding endonuclease/exonuclease/phosphatase family protein, which gives rise to MRIARPLFALALLCVLVMLFVSSAAAPPAGGAEPTTVMTFNIRYGTADDGPDAWEHRRYLVRLAIRERQPAIFAVQECLWEQGVELERAFSEYRITGVGRDDGERAGEMCLIFTRRDRYRLLDQGNFWLSETPQTPGSRGWDAACPRLATWVKLYDRLCDPDTLFVFNTHLDHAGAQAREQGALLLRRRLAEIAGGHAVLLTGDFNAPADPGSPPYRILALEGWRDGVALHDAWHAASPAERAQPDGTFHGFTGVPGRGRIDWILAGSALPAAEAGVSRFRQDGRWPSDHFPVWAVFRLPRHPPRPGDAVDGATGASPRY
- a CDS encoding efflux RND transporter permease subunit — encoded protein: MWLTRLSLRRPVALAMVLATVVLLGGVSLWRLKLDFLPRVEMPFIGVMVPYPNGIPGETEREIVAPIEEILATLGGVREINSYSDPDQAWVGVQFDWGRDVNLLRLEVKEKIDQIRGDLPDDVRQILLLTFNTSDIPIIEGRISAKGRDLSESWDLLDQKVIGPLQRIPGVGRVNIDGILPTQVSVYLDFDRVLEHGVDVTRLFRELESANVELTVGTVTEQGMRYDVRTVSDIRGVEGLRELPIDERGLRLRDVADVVYGAPAMSYGRRLNGEPAIAFWIQKASGYNTVEVCEAVERELARINEDPTLQGVSSVPFFNQADQITDGLSSLLQSGFAGSLLAVAILYLFLRRWSMTLLVSLAIPLSLLGTAVFMYLGGGSLNVLSMMGLMLGVGMLVDNAVVVLESIHRRQHAGATPVAAAMRGTREVARAITASTLTTIIVFAPVIVSRADETAVWLGEVGRTIGVTLTLSLLVSLTVIPAFSVRTGRDRPTAPDAGWLVRLRARYLRLLGWTTLRHPLLTGLVIVPATLAVTAGLMAATSFKPEAFGDEGMRRESLYVGMEFSDAVDKERASDAVAAAERYLETRREDLGLRDIYSYFTADQAGISLFFADGVVSDRFFRRTREDLKEHLPVQAGVTYRYGDEEGQGTGAKTFAVTLYGQETETLQELAHEAKRLLLTLDGVGDLRSDAESGSQEILVDVDGEAAARHGVSARDVAQVMGLTYRGVLLPRLNTGDKEIDMSVVLDPDDRESIENLEILTVGVHEGRAVPLGQVADFRIDEGPRRIFRDNQKSGVTLRGTYEGKDLEAGLERIRGLLDNLEMPIGYGWDFGSEIRRARQQNSEMGLNLLLALVCVFFVMASLFESLLQPLVVMCCVPFASLGVFWLFMLTGTPFNLMAMIGMVILIGVVVNNGIVLVDHVNNHRRGGQPLEDAVMAACADRLRPILMTAGTTVLGLLPLSLAGDAHVGDAQYYPMARAIIGGLTSSTLLTLVVLPTYFLLAHRYAAAFRATLADLGGLRRDRRCPPAPAGATMPPVS
- a CDS encoding efflux RND transporter permease subunit, producing the protein GGRLRAGLLLLLSPLTALFNATYPRLASGYERMLGVALARRGAVLGFAVALAAGAALLAPGLGVELIPPMAQGEFTLGLELPEGTPLSRTDARVAAIERGLAGIEGIERTASDVGVSREGDTSASRRKENRAEIHVRLDRADQQREADVLAGVRRVLAGYPDVSMKVRRQSLFSFSAPVEVDVYGYNLEDLQRSADAVAASLAEVEGLRDVRLSMVPGSPEVRVAFDRDKLNRHGLSLGQVSQLVRDKVRGSVAGRIRERERHIDIRVMNGEEQRSTLQSVRDLIVAERGGVPIPLAAVATMSVEQGPSEIHRLGRKRAVIVSANLAGRDLGSVTRDVERRLRALSLPAGVTVAMGGQNEEMRASFRSLWLATLLAVFLVYLVMAAQFESFLHPLIIMFTVPLALTGAVYGLALTGTPVSVIVVIGAIMLAGIVVNNGIVLVDRINQLRRDRDLEAAVLQAGRERLRPILMTTATTVLGLLPMALGLGEGAELRAPLAITVIWGLTLATLLTLVVVPAAYALITPGRAAAATEAAPAPVAAGVRPAREGA